Genomic segment of Salvia splendens isolate huo1 chromosome 12, SspV2, whole genome shotgun sequence:
TTCAGCCatctcatattttctttatgAATCAGTTAATCTGTATTTATTTTTCAGGTGGAGAAGCGCTCTACTTTGGAGGACCTTCTTCACAACTGCTATAACAACTGTTGTATTGAGAGGTCTCATAAACTTTTGCTGCGGTGGCAACTGTGGACTCTTCGGACAAGGAGGACTCATCATGTTCGATATGCATTCTTCAGTCCCTACTTATACAAATGGAGATGAATGTCGATCTCCATCCCATCACCAACTCATCGCCCTACATGGTTGTAGAGACCATGTCTCTTGCTAAAGCTGCCATCCTCTTTCGACAACTTGCGCTCCGACACTTGTGTGTTATCCCCAAAACGCCCagggtaattttttttctacatcCGCATCTGCATTGTATTCATAGTACTAGCTTTTTTGGATCGTTTGACATGTTCTCTACTTGGCCTTTTGCAGCGAAATCCGGTGGTCAGAATCTTGACAAGGCACGATTTTATGCCGGAGCATGTATTGGGGCTCTACCCTGAGCTTATCCACCACAAATAGACAGCCCTGgatcatcttcttcctcatgAATTTGCAAGATTTAGGtgataaatgttttatttttggttATCTCTGAACACGAGGACAAactatcaaattaaaaaaattatatttttaggtAAACCAATAGCATAAATAATTAGTACTAATAACAAACATTCAGTTATTCAGCttgattgttttaattttttttctctttggaGGAGTAAATATCCCCACTTGCTTGGTATGTAGCTTTTTAGAGGCACAGGACATTAACAAGGGTGTGGAAGTAGAGTTATTTACAAATTTGTGCAAGGTGGTTTTACCCTGCAACATATGTACAATGTGCTTGTCCCTTCCATCTGCATCTGCTTCTGCTTCTGCTTCTGCTTCACAGTATAAATAGTCAACTTTCTTGTCCATCTTCTAAGGTATGGTAATCAACCTCATCTGATACTTCTTTCGATCGAGGGGGGTTGGCAATGACAATACCGCCGTCTCTTCCCTATACGGTGTTCTGTCGCTCACCACTTCAAGTGACATTGTCCTTAAACGGCCCAGATTCACGCAACACTTTCATAACGTACTCGAGCTGTACAGAATTTAACAGAAAAAGTTGATATAACCGGGTTCAAATGCTTGAAGTACCATGAAGAAGATAGCCAAATGCATTTGTTGCAGACGTAAACACAATCGATCAGAGAATTGAAAAGATTGGTTCTAAAAGAAATGACCTGAGCTTGTTCTCGTATCAAGAAATCTGAAATCGACTTCCTGAAGTCTTCATCCAAGATATAGTGGCAGCTGTAGGTCGCTACCGGCATATAACCTCTCTGGATCTTATGCTCACCTTGCGCTCCAGCCTCTACCTTGTCAAGGTTGAGTTCAATCGCTGCTTCTATGGCCTGCCATATTATGAATCCGTTATAAAAAATAAGTATCTCGATTTTATTTTTCCCACTGCGCGGCTCACATCTGAATGATGGCCACCATAGATCCTAGATTATGATCATCATTTGAATTTCACACTATGAATTCGATGTTTGTGCGGACATCATGAATGATGGCACAAAATTTGACATGAATAGTATCTGTTCAATTCAACGTTACAAACACAAGCCATGCAACAATGAAACGGAAGTGAAGTAGAAACCTGATAATAGCAGGCTTCAAAGTGCAGATTTGGGTAGTATGCACGAGGAAGACATCCCCATAAGCGTCCGTATATTGTGTCTCCTCCAATAAGATTAAGAGCTCCAGCAACGAGCTCGTCCCCTTCTTCTGCAGTAACAAGTAACACCCCGTCACCCAGCTTTGAAGCCATTTCGTGGAAGAAATCTCTTGTTAGATAAGCACTTCCCCACCTGAAGACATTTAAAAACAAAGGTTCATAGAGGAAttgtatttttctttaaatGTTATATTCGATTTATATGTTCGACAGAACACTAGAGTTTAGTGAACAAACTTATTGTCTGTGGTGTTCCGGTAGAACTTATAGAATGTGTCCCAGTGTTTAGCCTGCAACCGTAATAGACATAGAAAGTTAGAATTTTGTTGAAAATCACTAATGtatttattataacaatttctTCACATGGTTTAATCATATTTTGTGTCCCCAACTTCACGTGTTTCCGAAAATGTCCCTAACTTTTTTATCTTTAAAAAAACCCCAATTCTGAGAAAGTTTGAAATATCCCCAACTTACCTCTTCAATTAAACTATAAAGCACTTAAGGATCCGACAAGTTGACTCATTATTGTGTTACCCTATTATGTCAAGTGTAACACGAATCAAACTTTAAGCAAAATTAAGGATTTTTGAAGAGAAAATGTAGGGGACATTTTTCTGAAAAGGGTTGAAACTTGGGGCACAAAACATGATTAGCCATTTTCATAATATATTTCCAATGTACAATTATGAAGTTTTTTGGATTCAGATTAGAAAGAGAAGGCCACCTAGCTGAAAAGCTCTTACAATTTATGGAAACAATGCATGCTGATAATAAAAAAGTACCTTAATCTCATATCCTCGCAGGCGTTTCATGGTCAAATTCTGAGCAGAAATCTGCAGGATGGAATGATTTAGGAGATTATCAGCAATTTCTTCTGCTGAAACAAGCCACCTATACCTCATGATACGAAAAAATAACAATCCAACATGTGTTTATTTAAACCTAAGATCTTGTAGATGTTTGGACCAGCAAACAAACAGAAGACAAGATCATGAGATAAAGAGAGACACAGAAACTTCAGAACTGCATAGAAATCAAAATGATACATTTTGTGTTCATATGCTATAATACCAATTCCATAGACACATGTGCTCGTAACAGATAGCCAAGCCTCATGTTTGCACGTGCAGCTAgcaaaatttaaaacaaacagCCTTGAATTGAATACGAGAGACTACATTTATGATTAACAATCAAGGATAAGTTGGACAATGCTAATTCAACATCCCTGATTTCCCTTTCCAAGATCGAATCAGTTAGGGAGATTCAAAGCCTCTACTACCCGCATTTCTTCAAAACAAATCTTGATTGGCGGATAAAGAAAGCAAGCGTTGTAGTTGGTAAAGAGTGTAATTCATACTATATGTTTATCATCAAACAATTACAAATTCGGTCAATATGTCTATATACCTGTATTTTCAATTATCACTTTGCCAATGCATTcaacttttttccattttaatgatacttttgcatgttCCCggataaaataaactaaacatGATACAGGACAAATTCTGGAGTACAAATCAGTCTACAAATTCTAGAGTATAGAGTTGGTAAACTTTTACAGCAAGAAATAGAGTATTATAAGGAATCTAGATAAACTAATGAATCTCCTGCTGGCGTAACAAAATGTGGAGTCCGAGTAAACGACCCAGATGTTTCAGAAAATACAACTAAATTGTATGATTAGTCGTTAGCCCATACGCCTGATGATTAGTTTAAAGCTTCTTTTACTTTGACTTCATGAGATGGTTTCATGGTCCACAAATCTTTCTATCTATTGTCAAATGTAGCAAAAGAACAACAAGATGAAAGGCTCTGACAGTACCTTCTTCCGCTCTTGCCGAAtagtttttcttttactttgttTCATGTCCATCAAAAAGTCATCAAAACTGCGCATAAAATTAAATTCCCATTATTGATAACAAAGTCCTTCAACATTCAAGAATAATTTCTTAAATATAGGTACATGTGTAGCAAAGTTCTGTGATCAGGTCAATCTCTATAATTGCAGGAAAAAAGGTTTTGCATATGAGGCAATACATTCTAGCAATCATGTGAGAAATAATGACTAACCATTCTCCCTCAATTGTGAGTTAAAACTAGGAATGACTAACACGCCTTTACTTTGGCCAATTAGCAAACATAAAAAACACCAGGTTTCCACCCACCCCGCACCCCGAAGAAAACTAACTGTGAAACACTAGAAACAGCTCCCAGGAGATCTAATTTTTCTTAGAGATTCCCATCAATGGCCCCTTTTCAGAAAATTTGTAGGGTTTTGAGATCTCTAAGAAAAATCATAACTAGTAAACATAAAAAACACCAGGTATCACTGGAAAAATCATAACTAGTAAACATATTTTTTACACGACTGCCCAGGAAAAAACTACAATGTCAGAGAACCAGATTGTGCTTAAATCCCCTTCCGTCCCATGAAATTAGAAGTCTCCTTTCAATTTTCACACTGATTAGGGGaatgaatttaattttctttcaaAATACAATCTATGTGCATTTAGTGTATCTTGCCTTTGTTTACTATTCCACACATCAATTTCACAAATAATGAGTAAGGTTaatttagtaataaaataagTTTTAATACAATTCCAATTAAGACTGTGGACTGCATtttgggacagaccaaaaaagGAATATGGGATTAATTTGGTGTGAGGAAGTAGTTGATTTGTTCATCTACGCAGCTCATAAGAATTCACAATTGTGACTAAAGGAGATTGTCATTGTTTGCTTTTCTGACATgacttcttttcttttcaggaATCCATTTCTCTTCTCTTGTAAACCACCCAAGAAGAAataatgactctattactactCCTAATGCAAAAGGAAACTGTGCAACACAGTTAAAAAACATTGCCAGTTTAATTCTTTCCATTACCCATTCAGCCATTGCACGGAGAAAACTGAAGAACCAAAATGAGGTTACCTTCTATAGTTATGATTTTTCCAGTGATACTGCATTCCCACTCTCTGCAAAAAACCCTTCTCCTTTAACTTCCCTGCCTCATCTGCAGAGGGGAAAGTGATGTGTAGTGATGAAACCTGATACTGGAATACACCAATATGTTAATATAAACAATgagaaaacagaaaaataaatCATTTCAGACTGTGAAAGACAATACAAATTGAGTATGAAATTCAACAAGGGTGAAATATGGCTCAGCAGTATTTATTCTGGTAAATAAACATATTGAAGTTTTGTCAAGTTGCTTGTTTTCCTGTTCACAATCACATAGTGCCTATTTTACACGATAATAGAGAAAATGAGAGACCTGAAGTGACATGAATTACACCTTCACTATATCTGTTCTTAAACAGGATACGTGTACATACATATGCCTACTcatgaagtttttgaaaactGGACGAcaaattttttctataaaaaataaaagataaattaaaattaatcaagTTAAAGTGAAATGGAAAAGGTATACTAAAGAGCAGAATGTGCTACTGATGCATCTGTATACAATTAAAGCATTGCATAAATCCGAAATGAAATTAAAGCTATAGCAAGAAAGATATGTTAGATTCGATAGCCACCTTCATTGTCAGCGCCACCAATGCAGAGACTAAAATATCAAAGACCTGATCCCTGTAACTTGTGTTACGAACTAAGATCCTTGGACCAGTAACAGGAGTGAAAGGCACACAGCATTGCAACTTTGGATAATATCTTGATCCACAACTATAATAGGCATCTGCCCATGAATGGTCGAAGACATATTCACCATAAGAATGGCTGCAGCATTAGACAAAACCACACCCAAAGCATGAAACATGTAAGAGAAGACTTGCAGTCACAACGACTATTTCGGAGTGCATTTGGCATGTGTTTGTGTGAATAGTTTTTACTTTTcataatcaataaaaaaaatcaataacaaaCCTTTTCAGATACAGAGGAATGACTCCAAGAACATTATCAGATTCATCCTGTGCAACAACATGTTGGGGAACCCATCCTGTTTCCTGGAAGGGATGTCAAACTATTACTAGTTCAATGATGAGGGCACATTACACGAATAGAGGCAGGATGTGCAGGCTATAAAGGTGATATTGGCTTATGATTTCTACCACTTACATACTCACATATATTCGATCAAGTGGATGGTGTCTTCAAATCAAACTACCCAGATCATTCACCAACAAAGAGAAAAGAAGCTAAGCCATGGACAAAAATCATCTAACATGTAGGATTAGAGTTACTTGTCACCTAAAATATCTTGCCTATCGTGATTCACTCATACTCCCAAACTGTTTTCAAAGGAAATCAatctttttccactcacaagATAACAAAAATTACATATCtcttaatttaaataaagacAACATAGTCAGTTCATAAACTGAAGTTATTATGTGTTAAATAAGAAATGATAAATAAATGGCAAGACAATGCCACAGAAGTTGAACTTCCTAACCTTCACTGCACAACCTGTCTCCTCGAGGCTCGAAAGAAAACCATGGGTAAgaaatggattaaatttgtcAGGGCATGCAGCATCAACACTGCAAGCATCCCACTCATGTGGTAAAATCTCTGATATGGATGAAACCACTCGAACTGACAGCTTTCTGTCCTTGTCAAAACTACTTCTATCACCCTATTATAGAACAAAATAGTATCGAGTGAACATTCTCATCACGAATTTGGCAGACCAAACACTAACATATTAAAGGAACACAAAAGCAAACACCTCTGCCCCAAATTCTGACAAACTGAAGTCTCCAAGGGATAGCTCCTGTTTGGTGGGCTCAACGGCCTTCTTTGGCCCCCAAAATATGGCTTTTATGCTAAACCCAACATCTGAATTTGGGATGTGCCTCCCAGAAAAGGTTTTCCTCTGGGTAACAAGAGAGTTAGATATGCAACATATCAAGCAGAAAAACCTAGATACTAAGATTAGTCTACATCATGATGAAAGAAATCAGCAAAAGACAAGGgcatatatttatataacatCAATTAGAGGCAATAGTTTAGACAACACAGAAACACCTTGAggtacatactccctccgtcccacaagagtgTGCTCAATTGCCTATAAAGATTAGGAAATTGACTTTTTTTGTAACTATACACCTTGAggtacatactccctccgtcccacaagaggtacatactccctccgtcgacAGTAACTAGAAGGAAAATACTGAGCATGTAAGGGAAATTGACTTTTTTGTTGTTAGGGGAAATTGATATGGGAGGATTAGGAAATATTGAGATGGGAAAAACAGTTTGCACTTTGCATACAGCCCAAGATATACATTCTTCCATCTTTATCCCAGCAACATGATTAATTGATTATTCCTCCTAATGAAAATATCTGATGAATTAGAGCTTCATTTGTacaaccttttcacactcaaaatTACTTTTTTCATCAGTGAACAAAAATCTGTTCCCCTCATTCTTAATCTACAAACTACATCTAACAATTTAATGTTTTAGGAACAAAATCAAGAAGCATAAGGTAGTTAAGAATTAAGGAAAGAAGTAGAGAAAATGGGAGCAACTTACAAGGGTACGGCCCAGAAATGGAGGAGAAACAGCCACGGCGACAGCCATGGCAGTTGGCATCACTAGTGTTTCTCTTTGCTCACACTCTCAGTCTCTCACACAAATATAGCTATAtgtttattttacttatttaatttattcaatttttaaacaAGAGTAGAGGGAAGGCAAAATGATCAAATACACCATTTATGTTTACACCCAAAATTATCGATGTATTTTTAGGTACAAGCCATTAATATTTACGATTCTTATAATATATAGCGTCTCTCTTTGTACCACCCAAACTAAATTtagtttcttttatatatttaattttaaaataataaaaaaattaataacttTTGTTTAGGGGAAAAATTAATTACTTGCTCATTATAATTGTATTACGAAAAAATCatattatactataaaattttgttatattacTAAATAAACGCAAATTAGAATTTTTACTTGTgtatcttatttctttttcctttattaatttgtttatccTCATTCTACTTTTAAAATTCTGgttcaattttttcattttcttatttaattttttattttgaagatatTTCATTTCTCCTGTATTTTTTCTCATTCA
This window contains:
- the LOC121757217 gene encoding uncharacterized protein LOC121757217; translation: MPTAMAVAVAVSPPFLGRTLRKTFSGRHIPNSDVGFSIKAIFWGPKKAVEPTKQELSLGDFSLSEFGAEGDRSSFDKDRKLSVRVVSSISEILPHEWDACSVDAACPDKFNPFLTHGFLSSLEETGCAVKETGWVPQHVVAQDESDNVLGVIPLYLKSHSYGEYVFDHSWADAYYSCGSRYYPKLQCCVPFTPVTGPRILVRNTSYRDQVFDILVSALVALTMKYQVSSLHITFPSADEAGKLKEKGFLQRVGMQYHWKNHNYRSFDDFLMDMKQSKRKTIRQERKKISAQNLTMKRLRGYEIKAKHWDTFYKFYRNTTDNKWGSAYLTRDFFHEMASKLGDGVLLVTAEEGDELVAGALNLIGGDTIYGRLWGCLPRAYYPNLHFEACYYQAIEAAIELNLDKVEAGAQGEHKIQRGYMPVATYSCHYILDEDFRKSISDFLIREQAQLEYVMKVLRESGPFKDNVT